In Desulfovibrio gilichinskyi, a genomic segment contains:
- a CDS encoding P-II family nitrogen regulator, whose amino-acid sequence MKLIIAYIRPECLTPIKQALYAKGIYTMSVTNILGSGRQAGFTETYRGVIMEVNLLKKVRIELGLAEEKVESAIEAIKAGAQTGKEGDGVIFVQDLPRTIRIRTGEETL is encoded by the coding sequence ATGAAACTTATTATTGCATATATTCGTCCAGAGTGTCTGACTCCGATTAAACAGGCTCTCTATGCCAAAGGAATCTATACCATGTCCGTAACCAACATTCTTGGTTCAGGTAGACAGGCTGGATTCACTGAGACTTACCGCGGTGTTATTATGGAAGTAAATCTTCTTAAAAAAGTACGCATTGAACTTGGACTTGCCGAAGAAAAAGTTGAGAGTGCCATTGAAGCCATTAAAGCCGGTGCCCAGACAGGTAAAGAAGGCGACGGAGTTATCTTCGTTCAAGACCTTCCAAGAACTATCAGAATCAGAACCGGTGAAGAAACTCTTTAA
- a CDS encoding ammonium transporter — translation MLAAPTAAFAGEEYLTQTHANILWTLVAAILVMFMQAGFACVEAGFTRAKSAGNILMKNFLDFAAGSIIFFLFGFGLMFGIDAAGFIGTSGFSLAGVGLTSPDAQWTLTFWFFQSVFAATAATIVSGGIAERTKFSSYFFVTMIVTGIIYPISGHWAWGSLWLGDSGAGWLEGLGFMDFAGSTVVHSVGGWVALAGAIVVGPRIGKYTADGKAKAIPGHNIPLASLGVFILWFGWFGFNPGSTTTADGSIGLIAVVTSLSGCAGLLGAMITSWIKYGKPDISMTCNGALAGLVGITAGCATVSPAGSIIIGLIAGVLVVLSIELIDKILRIDDPVGAVSVHGVCGAWGTLACGLFTVPELHDGVGGLFYGGGFSILTTQIIGVATVFVWAFGAGLITFLLAKAFIGIRVTKEEEMKGLDISEHGMESYSGFQVFSNE, via the coding sequence ATGCTGGCCGCGCCAACCGCGGCTTTTGCTGGGGAAGAATATCTTACTCAGACCCACGCTAACATTTTATGGACCCTTGTTGCCGCCATACTCGTTATGTTTATGCAGGCAGGCTTTGCATGTGTTGAAGCAGGATTCACCAGAGCTAAAAGCGCCGGTAACATCCTAATGAAAAACTTTCTCGACTTTGCTGCAGGTTCAATTATCTTTTTCCTTTTCGGTTTCGGACTCATGTTCGGAATTGATGCTGCAGGTTTTATAGGAACCTCAGGATTCAGTCTGGCAGGAGTAGGTCTGACCAGCCCTGACGCACAGTGGACACTGACCTTCTGGTTCTTCCAGTCTGTTTTTGCCGCAACAGCAGCTACAATTGTTTCCGGTGGTATTGCCGAACGCACAAAATTCAGCAGCTACTTCTTTGTTACTATGATAGTAACAGGGATTATCTACCCTATTTCAGGTCACTGGGCATGGGGCAGCCTCTGGCTCGGAGACTCCGGCGCAGGATGGCTTGAAGGCCTCGGATTCATGGACTTTGCAGGCTCAACAGTTGTTCACTCCGTAGGTGGATGGGTTGCTCTTGCAGGAGCTATCGTAGTAGGACCACGCATTGGGAAATACACTGCTGACGGAAAAGCAAAAGCTATTCCGGGCCACAACATTCCATTAGCATCTCTTGGTGTATTCATTCTCTGGTTCGGTTGGTTCGGATTCAACCCCGGTTCAACAACAACCGCTGACGGTTCAATCGGCCTCATCGCAGTAGTAACAAGCCTCTCCGGTTGTGCAGGTCTGCTCGGTGCAATGATAACATCTTGGATCAAATACGGTAAACCTGATATTTCGATGACTTGTAACGGAGCACTTGCTGGTCTCGTAGGTATTACCGCAGGCTGTGCAACAGTTTCCCCTGCCGGTTCAATCATAATCGGCCTGATCGCAGGTGTTCTTGTAGTACTCTCAATCGAACTAATTGATAAAATATTAAGAATTGATGATCCAGTCGGTGCTGTTTCCGTACACGGTGTCTGCGGAGCATGGGGAACATTAGCTTGTGGATTGTTCACAGTTCCTGAACTTCACGACGGTGTAGGCGGATTATTCTACGGCGGAGGTTTCTCGATCCTGACTACTCAGATCATAGGTGTTGCAACAGTCTTCGTATGGGCATTCGGCGCAGGTCTTATTACCTTCCTGCTCGCTAAAGCATTCATCGGAATCAGAGTAACAAAAGAAGAAGAAATGAAAGGCCTTGATATATCCGAACACGGAATGGAGTCTTACAGCGGCTTCCAGGTCTTCTCTAACGAATAG
- a CDS encoding 2-amino-3,7-dideoxy-D-threo-hept-6-ulosonate synthase — MDIGKKIRLERIFNRETERTIIVPMDHGISVGPIAGLENLRQAVDDMVSGGANAVLGHRGLVRCGHRSEGQDVGLIVHLSASTSLSPTPNAKVLVGSVEDALRRGADAVSVHVNLGDESETQMLRDLGEVSAKATSWGMPVLAMVYARGPKIKNEYDPEVVAHCARAGEELGADIVKVCYTGDPESFRRVTDGCCIPVVIAGGPKLDTTRAFLQMVSDSISAGGSGLSVGRNVFQHKNRVKLVKALSKVVHQDETVEAALEFLGE; from the coding sequence ATGGATATCGGGAAAAAAATCAGACTTGAAAGAATTTTCAATAGAGAAACCGAAAGAACAATAATTGTTCCTATGGATCATGGTATCAGCGTCGGACCGATCGCAGGACTTGAGAATCTGCGTCAGGCTGTGGATGATATGGTCTCCGGCGGAGCCAATGCTGTTCTAGGTCACAGAGGGCTTGTCCGTTGCGGACACCGCAGTGAAGGACAGGATGTAGGTCTTATTGTTCACCTTTCTGCAAGTACATCTCTTTCTCCCACTCCCAATGCTAAAGTTCTGGTCGGTTCTGTTGAAGACGCTCTGCGCCGCGGTGCTGATGCCGTAAGTGTTCATGTCAATCTCGGAGATGAAAGTGAAACACAGATGCTCCGCGATCTCGGTGAAGTTTCCGCCAAGGCTACCAGTTGGGGAATGCCTGTTCTCGCTATGGTTTACGCCCGCGGTCCTAAAATTAAAAATGAATACGATCCTGAAGTTGTTGCTCATTGCGCCCGTGCCGGTGAAGAGCTTGGCGCAGATATAGTTAAAGTCTGTTACACCGGTGATCCTGAATCTTTTAGACGTGTTACTGATGGTTGTTGTATTCCGGTTGTTATTGCAGGCGGGCCGAAGCTTGATACAACAAGGGCATTTCTCCAGATGGTTTCAGATTCAATCAGCGCAGGCGGTTCCGGTCTTTCTGTCGGGCGTAACGTTTTTCAGCATAAGAATCGCGTTAAACTGGTAAAAGCTCTCAGTAAAGTTGTTCATCAGGACGAAACTGTTGAAGCCGCTCTCGAATTTCTCGGCGAATAA
- a CDS encoding 3-dehydroquinate synthase II family protein, giving the protein MKKIIFKAIPFDKELLTLALESGVDAVLADAQHVKAITELGRVTVITPEDMPLVSIDQKSDEDIAINLATEGREVCLTKGWEIIPVENILAQVKSLALEAESLDRARLAAGVLERGADTIVVLPEAAHDLKTIVAELKLSQGHMELQKAKITKIESAGLGHRVCVDTISMLKKGQGMLVGNSSGFTFLVHGETESNPYVAARPFRVNAGAVHAYAQMPGDRTTYLQELTAGTEVLIVDATGKTSIATVGRCKVEVRPMLLITAEVETPQGPVVGKVFLQNAETIRVVSGEGEPVSVVTIKPGDEIMCRLDDAGRHFGMRITEEIVEE; this is encoded by the coding sequence ATGAAAAAGATAATTTTTAAAGCGATTCCTTTTGATAAAGAACTTCTGACATTAGCTCTTGAGTCCGGTGTCGACGCTGTTCTTGCTGATGCTCAGCATGTCAAAGCTATTACGGAACTCGGCAGAGTTACTGTAATTACACCGGAAGATATGCCGCTTGTTTCAATTGATCAGAAAAGTGATGAAGATATTGCGATAAATCTTGCGACGGAAGGACGTGAAGTCTGCCTTACAAAAGGGTGGGAAATTATTCCTGTAGAAAATATTCTTGCACAGGTTAAAAGTCTGGCTCTTGAGGCTGAATCTTTGGACCGTGCCAGACTTGCCGCAGGAGTTCTTGAGCGCGGAGCTGACACAATTGTTGTTTTGCCGGAAGCGGCACATGATCTTAAGACAATTGTTGCAGAACTTAAACTCAGTCAGGGCCATATGGAATTACAAAAAGCTAAGATTACCAAAATTGAATCTGCGGGTCTCGGCCATCGCGTCTGCGTAGATACGATCTCCATGCTAAAAAAAGGTCAGGGTATGCTGGTTGGTAATTCAAGCGGTTTTACTTTTCTTGTTCACGGTGAAACAGAATCAAACCCTTATGTCGCGGCCCGTCCGTTCAGAGTAAATGCCGGAGCTGTGCATGCTTATGCACAAATGCCAGGAGACAGAACAACTTATTTGCAGGAACTTACTGCCGGAACCGAAGTCCTTATCGTTGATGCGACCGGAAAGACTTCTATTGCAACAGTCGGTAGGTGCAAAGTTGAAGTAAGGCCGATGCTGCTCATAACAGCTGAAGTTGAGACTCCGCAGGGACCGGTTGTCGGTAAAGTGTTTTTGCAGAATGCAGAAACAATAAGAGTTGTAAGCGGTGAAGGCGAGCCTGTAAGCGTAGTCACAATCAAGCCCGGCGATGAAATTATGTGCCGTCTTGATGATGCTGGACGCCATTTCGGAATGCGTATTACTGAAGAGATTGTTGAGGAATAA
- the pheA gene encoding prephenate dehydratase: MSESSKKNLNHLREEIDTLDVEILELLNKRAAASLSVGKLKAGSADQIFKPFREQEVLRGLTERNPGPLPSEHLEGIYREIISSSRRLQRPERVVYLGPEGTFSYFAGLEHMGRQADLVPKNNFEDIFVAVSKGEADLGIIPLENSLAGTVGQNVDLFMRYPVYIQDELYSRISHALITKGAGLDQINTVYSHIKVLEQCAGWLRSNLPDVKLEAVDSTAKAASMVAEGDDTCAALGNIKLANIFGLHVVSEAVEDFPDNWTRFLIIGPKPGIEGKRDKTTILFTTPDQPGALVGVLNVLSGKDINMTKLESRPFLGEKWKYMFFVDLQGDLSTEEYESIIDELRSRCLTFKILGSYPSGSQNGSRL; encoded by the coding sequence ATGTCAGAATCCAGCAAAAAGAATTTGAATCACTTAAGAGAAGAAATTGATACACTCGATGTTGAGATACTTGAGCTTCTCAATAAGCGAGCTGCCGCATCTCTTTCGGTAGGTAAGCTCAAAGCAGGTTCCGCAGATCAGATTTTTAAACCTTTTAGAGAGCAGGAAGTTCTCAGAGGTTTGACAGAGCGTAATCCCGGTCCGCTTCCAAGTGAACATCTTGAGGGCATTTATCGCGAGATTATTTCTTCATCACGCAGGTTGCAGCGTCCTGAAAGAGTAGTCTATCTGGGACCTGAAGGGACATTTTCATACTTTGCAGGATTAGAGCACATGGGACGTCAGGCTGACCTTGTCCCGAAAAATAATTTTGAAGACATTTTTGTAGCCGTTTCCAAAGGTGAAGCCGATTTAGGTATAATTCCCCTTGAAAATTCTCTAGCAGGAACAGTCGGGCAGAATGTTGATTTGTTCATGCGATACCCCGTGTATATTCAGGATGAATTGTATAGCCGTATCAGCCATGCGCTCATTACCAAAGGGGCAGGCCTGGATCAGATTAATACAGTATATTCACATATAAAAGTTTTGGAACAGTGCGCCGGATGGTTGCGAAGCAATCTTCCTGATGTGAAGCTGGAAGCGGTTGATTCCACTGCAAAGGCGGCTTCAATGGTCGCAGAGGGTGATGATACCTGCGCAGCTTTGGGCAACATCAAACTGGCTAATATTTTCGGACTTCATGTTGTGTCCGAAGCTGTAGAAGATTTTCCGGATAACTGGACAAGATTTTTAATAATCGGCCCTAAACCGGGAATCGAAGGTAAAAGGGATAAAACAACTATTCTTTTCACCACTCCTGATCAGCCGGGAGCATTAGTCGGTGTTCTTAATGTTCTCTCCGGCAAAGATATTAATATGACTAAACTGGAATCCCGTCCTTTTCTCGGTGAAAAATGGAAGTATATGTTTTTTGTAGATCTTCAGGGCGATCTCAGCACTGAGGAATATGAAAGCATCATTGATGAACTCAGGTCACGCTGTCTTACTTTTAAAATTCTGGGAAGTTATCCAAGCGGATCACAGAACGGAAGTAGACTTTAG
- the aroA gene encoding 3-phosphoshikimate 1-carboxyvinyltransferase produces MTSDNVIKIKAPSSKSMSHRALIAGAFSDGQTVVLDPLDSNDINRTMDCLSTMGAQFDVEQNSTTVTGMHDGPHGGVKEPAVLEMRDSGTTCRLITAIAGAGKGVFRIQGTPRMHDRPIGELTKALESQGVKVTFADKNGYPPVTLESNGFIGGNIEISLEESSQYLSGLLLAAPYAHKTTVIKVVGKKAVSWPYVALTLKVMEDFKISFSVEALKNGEWKKTNWRKVSKVVPGEIRFRVNPSDYKKDNYEVEGDWSNGSYFLAAGAVGTKPVRVKGLAIDSLQGDRAIIDILKAMGAKIESDSFGVTVYPSKLHGVEVDMGLCPDLVPTVAVAAAFADSPTTITNVAHLRIKECDRLDASATEIIRAGGKAEIGDDFIKIFPAPLKKGEKIIFSTYDDHRLAMSTAIFSLAGIDAVAKEPECVAKSFPEFWKEWDKVKKGNGC; encoded by the coding sequence ATGACTTCCGATAATGTAATAAAAATCAAGGCTCCTTCATCAAAGTCCATGTCTCATAGAGCTCTTATTGCGGGGGCTTTTTCAGACGGACAGACTGTGGTGCTTGATCCTTTGGACAGTAACGATATCAATAGGACTATGGACTGCCTTTCCACCATGGGCGCACAGTTTGATGTTGAGCAGAATTCTACTACCGTTACAGGTATGCATGATGGTCCGCACGGCGGCGTAAAAGAACCGGCTGTCCTTGAAATGAGAGATTCAGGAACTACATGCAGGCTTATCACAGCAATTGCAGGAGCTGGAAAAGGAGTTTTCCGCATTCAGGGAACGCCCAGAATGCATGATCGTCCTATCGGAGAACTTACCAAAGCTCTTGAGTCGCAGGGCGTAAAAGTTACTTTTGCCGATAAAAACGGATATCCGCCTGTAACACTTGAATCTAACGGCTTTATCGGCGGTAATATTGAAATATCTCTTGAAGAAAGCAGCCAGTATCTTTCAGGCCTACTGCTGGCTGCCCCGTATGCACATAAAACAACTGTGATTAAAGTTGTAGGTAAAAAAGCTGTTTCATGGCCGTATGTTGCATTGACTCTTAAGGTTATGGAAGATTTTAAAATTTCATTTTCGGTAGAAGCTCTTAAGAACGGAGAGTGGAAAAAGACAAACTGGAGAAAAGTCTCTAAAGTTGTCCCCGGTGAAATACGATTTCGCGTGAATCCTTCTGATTACAAAAAAGACAATTATGAAGTTGAAGGTGACTGGAGTAACGGATCTTATTTTTTAGCTGCCGGAGCGGTTGGAACTAAACCAGTCAGGGTTAAAGGGCTTGCGATTGACTCCTTGCAGGGGGACCGGGCAATTATTGATATTTTGAAAGCTATGGGCGCGAAGATAGAAAGCGACTCTTTCGGAGTGACAGTTTATCCTTCAAAGTTACATGGAGTTGAAGTCGATATGGGGCTGTGTCCGGATCTTGTTCCGACCGTAGCAGTTGCAGCCGCTTTTGCTGACAGTCCCACAACTATAACTAATGTAGCCCATTTGCGGATTAAAGAATGTGATAGGCTCGATGCCAGTGCTACTGAAATAATAAGAGCAGGCGGCAAAGCCGAGATCGGGGATGATTTTATTAAAATTTTTCCTGCACCGCTGAAAAAAGGTGAAAAAATAATTTTTTCGACATATGACGATCATAGACTGGCAATGAGTACAGCTATTTTCAGCTTAGCCGGAATTGACGCTGTTGCTAAGGAACCGGAATGTGTTGCAAAGTCGTTCCCTGAGTTCTGGAAGGAATGGGATAAAGTTAAAAAGGGGAATGGTTGCTAA
- a CDS encoding prephenate dehydrogenase: MESDFSKIHSIAVVGSRGQMGGFLALKAERAGLLVHRFDQPLDEKEMARLLPVSDLVLLCIPVTVMDEVLDKIVPHMKKGSVLSDVGSVKGRPLQQMVRAYDGPVVGTHPLFGATIPVDFEPTVALVAGREEDKGALESVKDFYKRLGFGAFASTEEEHDRAMAMIQSLNFSSTIAFLACARELPNIEKFVTPSFRRRLESARKMVTQDSDLFVTISDANQYSLEAIRLFRSFLSLAASGDMDLLSERASWWWRENNT; the protein is encoded by the coding sequence ATGGAATCTGACTTTAGCAAAATTCATAGTATTGCCGTAGTCGGTTCAAGAGGGCAGATGGGAGGGTTTCTGGCCCTTAAAGCCGAGCGGGCAGGATTGCTTGTCCATCGGTTTGATCAGCCTCTTGATGAGAAAGAAATGGCACGCCTCCTTCCCGTGAGCGATCTCGTTCTTTTATGTATTCCGGTAACGGTTATGGATGAGGTGCTTGATAAAATTGTTCCTCACATGAAAAAAGGATCTGTTTTATCAGACGTAGGATCTGTAAAAGGGCGTCCGTTGCAGCAGATGGTCAGAGCTTATGACGGTCCTGTTGTAGGAACTCACCCTTTATTCGGTGCCACTATTCCTGTTGATTTTGAGCCGACTGTTGCTCTTGTTGCAGGAAGGGAAGAAGACAAAGGCGCGCTTGAGTCTGTTAAAGATTTTTATAAACGGTTAGGATTCGGCGCATTCGCATCAACTGAAGAAGAACATGACCGGGCAATGGCAATGATTCAAAGTTTAAATTTTAGTTCCACCATAGCTTTTTTAGCATGTGCGAGAGAACTGCCTAACATTGAAAAATTTGTGACTCCGTCATTTAGACGCAGGCTTGAGTCCGCGCGTAAAATGGTGACACAGGATAGTGACCTTTTTGTAACTATTTCTGATGCAAATCAGTATAGCCTTGAAGCTATTCGTCTTTTCCGTTCTTTCCTCAGCCTTGCTGCATCCGGTGATATGGACCTTCTTTCCGAACGTGCTTCTTGGTGGTGGCGTGAAAACAATACCTAG
- a CDS encoding anthranilate synthase component I family protein, which produces MKIELTQYGKWLPADVQTPISLYLGLVGNAPGILLESAEVDGRLGRYSLIAWDFRLVLSPVRGKLSVECADSRLAGLAQYSGMDFLEGLRAVMKALHLNPQEEVGPLPALTRGLYGTFGYGLAGMLEPKLADKIPAKDAEVRLALPGRVVLFDHLKHRCCFLSLDEGAKPEFTPQDFNSKCEPTVVGEPVAVPGREKYMENVQKVRELIAEGECIQVVLSTRFSAPFSGNSFDLYRRLRQANPSPFMFYMKFSREEILLGSSPEMMARCERGRLEVRPIAGTRPRGKNAAEDRKYTAELLADPKERAEHVMLVDLGRNDLGRIAKPGSVTVEKFMQVEYFSHVMHMTSYVEADLRDEYDAIDVLQATFPAGTLSGAPKIRAMEIISELEEVPRGPYGGAIGFIGLDKDSINLDTGITIRSMWIRDGKCHWQAGAGLVYDSDPEMEWKECNNKARVLREILQSEGGDVFAC; this is translated from the coding sequence ATGAAAATTGAATTGACTCAGTACGGCAAATGGTTGCCAGCTGACGTGCAAACGCCGATCAGTCTTTACCTCGGGCTGGTTGGAAATGCACCGGGAATACTTTTAGAAAGTGCCGAAGTTGACGGAAGACTTGGACGATACAGTCTTATCGCCTGGGATTTCAGACTTGTTCTGTCTCCAGTTCGCGGTAAATTATCTGTAGAATGTGCGGATTCTCGTCTTGCGGGGCTTGCTCAGTATTCAGGCATGGATTTTCTGGAAGGTCTTAGGGCTGTGATGAAAGCTCTGCATTTGAATCCTCAGGAGGAAGTAGGTCCACTGCCTGCTTTGACAAGAGGGCTTTACGGAACATTCGGCTATGGTCTTGCGGGAATGCTTGAACCGAAGCTGGCTGATAAAATCCCGGCGAAAGATGCCGAGGTCCGCTTGGCTCTACCTGGGCGGGTTGTTTTGTTTGATCACTTAAAACACCGTTGCTGTTTTCTTTCTCTTGATGAAGGAGCAAAGCCGGAATTCACTCCGCAGGACTTTAACAGCAAATGTGAGCCTACTGTCGTAGGTGAGCCTGTAGCTGTCCCCGGACGTGAAAAGTACATGGAAAATGTTCAAAAAGTGCGGGAATTGATTGCGGAAGGAGAGTGTATTCAGGTGGTTCTTTCCACCCGTTTCTCAGCTCCTTTCAGCGGTAATTCTTTCGATCTTTATCGCCGTCTCAGGCAGGCAAATCCATCTCCTTTTATGTTTTACATGAAATTCAGCCGTGAAGAAATCCTGCTCGGTTCATCACCTGAAATGATGGCCCGCTGTGAACGGGGCAGGCTTGAAGTACGCCCCATCGCCGGAACCCGTCCAAGGGGTAAAAATGCTGCTGAAGACAGAAAATATACTGCAGAGCTTCTTGCAGATCCTAAAGAAAGGGCTGAACACGTAATGCTTGTCGACCTTGGACGTAATGATCTTGGACGTATTGCCAAGCCCGGTTCTGTCACCGTTGAGAAGTTTATGCAGGTTGAATATTTCAGCCACGTTATGCACATGACTTCATATGTAGAAGCTGATCTGCGTGACGAGTATGATGCAATTGATGTTCTGCAGGCAACTTTTCCGGCAGGAACTCTTTCCGGTGCTCCAAAAATTAGAGCAATGGAAATAATTTCTGAGCTTGAAGAAGTGCCTCGCGGTCCTTACGGCGGAGCAATCGGTTTTATAGGTCTGGATAAGGATTCAATCAATCTTGATACAGGAATCACTATCCGTTCAATGTGGATCAGAGACGGTAAGTGTCATTGGCAGGCCGGAGCCGGACTGGTTTACGATTCCGATCCTGAAATGGAATGGAAAGAATGTAACAATAAGGCAAGAGTTTTAAGAGAAATTTTGCAATCGGAGGGCGGCGATGTTTTTGCTTGTTGA
- a CDS encoding anthranilate synthase component II, producing MFLLVDNFDSFTFNLVQAFQQLGADPLVLRNDREEILELAESGKLKMVCLSPGPSNPENAGLSLEFLARLPKEIPVLGVCLGHQTIGHFAGASVVRAGRIMHGKTSMIYHNNDGLFSGLDNPFEVCRYHSLVVNVDEAPDLLELTAWTDQQEVMGLRYKDRPWAGVQFHPESILTPDGPKLLKNFLEGNI from the coding sequence ATGTTTTTGCTTGTTGATAATTTTGATTCGTTCACATTCAATCTGGTTCAGGCTTTTCAGCAGCTCGGAGCTGATCCGCTTGTACTGAGAAATGATCGCGAGGAAATTCTGGAGCTTGCTGAATCCGGAAAGCTTAAAATGGTCTGCCTTTCCCCGGGGCCGAGCAATCCTGAAAACGCAGGACTCAGTCTTGAGTTTCTGGCCAGACTTCCTAAAGAAATTCCTGTTCTGGGAGTTTGTTTAGGGCATCAGACTATCGGCCATTTTGCAGGAGCTTCCGTTGTGCGTGCGGGCCGCATTATGCATGGTAAAACTTCAATGATTTATCACAATAATGATGGACTGTTCAGCGGACTAGATAATCCTTTTGAAGTCTGCCGTTACCACTCTTTAGTAGTGAATGTTGATGAAGCTCCTGATCTTCTGGAACTGACCGCATGGACTGATCAGCAGGAAGTCATGGGGCTTCGCTATAAAGATCGCCCTTGGGCTGGAGTTCAGTTTCATCCGGAGTCTATTTTAACTCCTGACGGACCGAAACTTTTGAAGAACTTCCTTGAGGGAAATATTTAA
- the trpD gene encoding anthranilate phosphoribosyltransferase, whose amino-acid sequence MADCVTSALTELTFGRDLSTELADCVFTSLFAGEISPVQAGALLMGLRVKGETATEVASGVKAALKESKLVKGLSGQLIDTCGTGGDGSNSFNCSTAVALYLADMGYKVVKHGNRAVSSSCGSADILEELEIPITTVAEDVPDVLGRDNFVFLFAPNYHPAFGKVAPIRKELGIPTLFNLMGPLLNPARPTHQILGVGRPEIMRLMAEVLTLTDVGRAYVVHGAGNFDELTPFGINKAVLVENGKLTELEIDPADYGFTLSTPADVAVTDRKNAGETIRKILTGKAPQPMLDMVALNLGAALSLLDGISLADGIAKAKSKVAVGVSKEY is encoded by the coding sequence ATGGCGGACTGTGTAACCTCGGCTCTGACAGAGCTTACTTTCGGCAGAGACCTTTCAACAGAGCTGGCGGATTGTGTCTTTACCTCCCTTTTTGCAGGGGAAATATCTCCAGTACAGGCCGGAGCTCTGCTCATGGGGCTTAGGGTAAAAGGAGAGACTGCAACGGAAGTAGCTTCAGGCGTAAAAGCAGCACTTAAAGAATCTAAACTTGTTAAAGGGTTGAGCGGGCAGCTTATAGATACATGCGGAACAGGCGGTGACGGCAGTAACAGCTTTAACTGTTCAACCGCCGTGGCTCTGTATCTGGCAGATATGGGCTATAAGGTAGTTAAACACGGGAATAGAGCGGTATCTTCTTCCTGCGGTAGCGCGGATATTCTTGAAGAGCTTGAAATTCCTATAACGACTGTGGCCGAAGATGTTCCTGACGTTCTAGGACGTGACAATTTTGTCTTCCTCTTTGCTCCTAATTACCATCCTGCTTTCGGGAAAGTCGCACCGATCAGAAAAGAACTCGGTATTCCGACTCTTTTCAACCTCATGGGGCCGCTTTTAAATCCTGCCCGTCCGACGCACCAGATCCTTGGTGTCGGCAGACCTGAAATAATGCGCCTTATGGCGGAAGTTCTGACTTTGACGGATGTTGGCAGGGCTTACGTTGTGCATGGAGCAGGTAATTTTGATGAGCTGACTCCTTTCGGTATTAATAAAGCTGTTCTTGTAGAAAACGGAAAACTCACTGAACTTGAAATTGATCCTGCTGATTATGGCTTCACTCTTTCAACTCCTGCGGATGTAGCAGTTACAGACCGTAAAAATGCAGGAGAAACTATCCGTAAGATTCTAACCGGAAAAGCTCCTCAACCTATGCTTGATATGGTTGCACTAAATCTCGGGGCCGCACTTTCACTGCTTGATGGAATCAGCCTTGCTGACGGTATTGCAAAAGCAAAATCAAAAGTCGCAGTCGGCGTCAGCAAGGAGTATTAG
- a CDS encoding indole-3-glycerol-phosphate synthase — translation MLEKFRIAKQSEVDMLRNAESKGILPDPYAGVRPSFADAIRRDGSGMKVIAEYKRASPSKGDINLGLTAAEVANMYAGGGASAISVLTEEQYFKGNIAYLDEIKSCGLPMLRKDFLVDPLQIVQTASTPASALLIIVRMFTDDGLLKEMIDKTHEAGLDGVVEAFDMADLMRAKKAGARVIQINNRDLDTLGIDMSRSVDFIKERDDSEIWICASGINEPDDCVKMAELGYDSVLVGTSIMSSPSPQDKLSSLVAGAKCGALR, via the coding sequence ATGCTTGAGAAGTTTCGTATAGCCAAACAAAGCGAAGTGGATATGCTACGTAATGCTGAATCGAAGGGGATTCTGCCCGATCCTTATGCCGGAGTTCGCCCTTCATTTGCCGACGCGATCAGGCGTGATGGTTCAGGTATGAAAGTTATTGCCGAATATAAACGGGCTTCACCTTCCAAAGGTGATATCAATCTCGGACTGACTGCTGCCGAGGTGGCAAATATGTATGCCGGAGGCGGAGCTTCTGCAATTTCAGTTTTAACAGAAGAGCAGTATTTTAAAGGTAATATCGCTTATTTAGACGAAATAAAATCTTGCGGACTGCCGATGCTTCGCAAAGATTTTCTGGTTGATCCGCTCCAGATTGTGCAGACCGCGTCAACTCCTGCTTCAGCACTATTAATTATAGTACGCATGTTTACTGACGACGGGCTGCTGAAGGAAATGATTGATAAAACTCATGAAGCCGGACTTGACGGCGTTGTTGAGGCTTTTGATATGGCTGACCTTATGCGGGCTAAAAAAGCCGGAGCGCGAGTAATTCAGATTAACAACCGCGACCTTGATACTCTGGGAATCGACATGAGCAGGTCGGTAGATTTTATCAAGGAACGTGATGACAGCGAAATCTGGATTTGTGCCAGCGGCATTAATGAACCGGATGATTGCGTAAAAATGGCAGAACTCGGTTATGACAGCGTGTTAGTCGGTACATCCATAATGTCGAGCCCAAGCCCGCAGGATAAACTGAGTTCGTTAGTCGCGGGAGCTAAGTGTGGAGCTTTGCGATGA